A region from the Candidatus Goldiibacteriota bacterium HGW-Goldbacteria-1 genome encodes:
- a CDS encoding tungsten formylmethanofuran dehydrogenase produces MKKGKVKVSTQRCKGCNLCIAECKKGVLKPGKIINKLGYTVVEFEDCGKCTGCMLCAIVCPDAAIEVFLEADK; encoded by the coding sequence ATGAAAAAGGGGAAGGTAAAAGTCAGTACGCAGCGGTGCAAAGGATGCAATCTTTGTATCGCGGAGTGCAAGAAAGGTGTTTTAAAACCGGGCAAAATAATTAATAAGCTTGGTTATACCGTAGTGGAATTTGAAGACTGCGGCAAGTGTACGGGGTGCATGCTTTGCGCCATAGTATGCCCGGACGCCGCCATTGAAGTATTTCTGGAGGCGGATAAATGA
- a CDS encoding 3-methyl-2-oxobutanoate dehydrogenase subunit VorB (catalyzes the coenzyme A-dependent oxidation of 3-methyl-2-oxobutanoate coupled to the reduction of ferredoxin producing S-(2-methylpropanoyl)-CoA), which produces MSGKILMKGNIAIAEGAMDAGCKFYAGYPITPQNEIPEYMSKRMPEAGGVFMQAESELISINLVLGASAAGARAMTTSSSPGMSLMQEGISYMAGCELPAVLVNVMRGGPGLGNIAPSQSDYFQAVKPGHGDFRMITLAPSNIQEMYDFTFESFDLADKYRNPVMILTDGLLGQMMETIELKSGRKPLNPRPASEWALTGAKGREPRKILSLLMKPGELEAHNYELWKKYDAMKKAEVRYELTGAENGYDCLVVAFGSVARTSKGLIKESGNLKAALFRPISLWPFPYAELKEAAKKAKKVFVFEMNMGQMVEDVRLAVQDDSKVEFFGRPGGGLPSQEELLAFMKGKVK; this is translated from the coding sequence ATGAGCGGAAAAATTTTGATGAAAGGCAACATTGCAATAGCGGAAGGCGCGATGGACGCGGGTTGTAAGTTTTACGCCGGCTATCCTATAACGCCGCAGAACGAGATTCCCGAATACATGTCAAAACGAATGCCGGAAGCCGGCGGTGTTTTTATGCAGGCGGAAAGCGAATTAATCTCCATCAATCTGGTGCTTGGAGCGTCAGCAGCAGGCGCCCGCGCGATGACAACTTCGTCTTCGCCGGGCATGTCGCTTATGCAGGAAGGCATTTCTTACATGGCGGGATGCGAACTGCCCGCGGTGCTTGTAAATGTAATGCGCGGCGGGCCGGGGCTTGGCAATATAGCGCCGTCGCAGAGTGATTATTTTCAGGCGGTAAAACCGGGGCACGGTGATTTTAGAATGATAACGCTTGCGCCTTCAAACATACAGGAAATGTACGACTTTACTTTTGAATCATTTGACCTGGCGGATAAATACAGAAATCCGGTCATGATTTTAACGGACGGGCTTTTAGGCCAGATGATGGAAACCATAGAACTTAAAAGCGGCAGGAAACCATTGAATCCAAGGCCTGCTTCTGAATGGGCGCTGACAGGAGCCAAGGGCAGAGAGCCAAGAAAGATTCTTTCGCTTTTAATGAAGCCCGGCGAACTTGAAGCGCACAATTACGAATTATGGAAAAAATATGACGCCATGAAAAAGGCGGAAGTAAGATATGAACTGACAGGCGCGGAAAACGGATATGACTGCCTGGTAGTGGCTTTTGGAAGCGTGGCAAGGACTTCAAAGGGTTTAATAAAAGAAAGCGGCAATCTTAAAGCGGCGCTGTTTCGGCCCATATCGCTTTGGCCTTTTCCATACGCCGAATTAAAGGAAGCCGCAAAGAAAGCAAAAAAAGTTTTTGTCTTTGAAATGAATATGGGACAGATGGTGGAAGACGTAAGGCTTGCGGTGCAGGATGATTCCAAAGTGGAATTTTTCGGACGGCCGGGAGGCGGGCTTCCCAGTCAGGAAGAGCTGCTGGCTTTCATGAAAGGGAAGGTGAAGTGA